Proteins found in one Geomonas subterranea genomic segment:
- a CDS encoding SpoVR family protein — translation MELINQHTKAIMEGCKERARAAGLSFTDESLEYIVTNRDLIELSPKVMIPTLYDYWVHDVEVLRGKGEYELYPHNPYETVINTRPPISFYNDNNPDWLNVMIFYHVLGHIDFFQNNLYFRHTWEYDFTGQALSDKRVIAKLRAEKGRWVDYILEFARSIDNLVGYHDELSPLFMAPEAATSSRLDYYFDVFLQVEKKLPVGEYLKEVARYNEAIAQNREEGERIFFAEVTAKYPEMEAHFAKSQNVKRVERRDLMKFLIENSEFLARDENQWMRSVLEVVRKTSIFFQPQIRTKIMNEGWASYWHEKLFLVDDRIKGHEVDFARVHAGVTSMPRVGMNPYALGMRLMYQLKENGDKGKTGYEFDRLSDREERKHFDAATGKGDEYLFKIRSNYCDYLFIKDFVDQEFTNRYDLFVTGKRLDPQRMVWQYYVKSRDANEYRDMVLASLYHPPHIEIAPERGEEGMLYLVHHFEGKQLVSEYIANTMVGIEYLWGAPVQLETSEALMEQPRGSSGREGVEEPEITWQRVVYTMKDKVLSRQVL, via the coding sequence ATGGAACTGATCAACCAACATACCAAGGCGATCATGGAAGGGTGCAAGGAGCGGGCACGCGCCGCAGGACTCTCCTTCACCGACGAGAGCCTCGAGTACATCGTGACCAACCGGGATCTCATCGAGCTCTCGCCAAAGGTCATGATCCCGACCCTGTACGACTATTGGGTGCACGACGTGGAGGTGCTCCGGGGCAAGGGCGAATACGAGCTTTACCCGCACAACCCCTACGAGACCGTGATCAACACGCGCCCCCCCATCTCGTTCTACAACGACAATAACCCGGACTGGCTCAACGTGATGATCTTCTACCACGTGCTGGGCCACATCGACTTCTTCCAGAACAACCTCTACTTCAGGCACACCTGGGAATACGACTTCACCGGGCAGGCACTCTCGGACAAGCGGGTGATAGCGAAGCTCAGAGCCGAGAAGGGGCGTTGGGTGGACTACATCCTCGAGTTCGCCCGCTCCATCGACAACCTGGTCGGCTACCACGACGAACTCTCGCCCCTGTTCATGGCGCCGGAGGCCGCCACCTCGAGCCGCTTGGACTATTACTTCGACGTCTTCCTGCAGGTCGAGAAGAAGCTTCCGGTAGGGGAGTACCTGAAAGAGGTGGCGCGCTACAACGAGGCCATCGCCCAGAACAGGGAGGAAGGGGAGCGCATCTTCTTCGCCGAGGTGACTGCCAAGTATCCCGAGATGGAGGCGCACTTCGCCAAGAGCCAGAACGTGAAACGGGTGGAGCGGCGCGACCTGATGAAGTTCCTCATCGAGAACTCCGAATTTCTGGCGCGTGACGAGAACCAGTGGATGCGCAGCGTGCTCGAGGTGGTAAGAAAGACCTCGATCTTCTTCCAGCCGCAGATCCGTACCAAGATCATGAACGAGGGGTGGGCGAGCTACTGGCACGAGAAGCTCTTCCTGGTGGATGACCGCATCAAGGGGCACGAGGTCGACTTCGCCCGCGTCCATGCCGGCGTCACCTCCATGCCGCGGGTCGGCATGAACCCGTACGCTTTGGGCATGCGGCTCATGTACCAGTTGAAGGAGAACGGCGACAAGGGGAAGACCGGTTACGAGTTCGACCGGCTCTCCGACCGGGAAGAGAGGAAGCACTTCGATGCCGCGACGGGCAAAGGCGACGAATATCTGTTCAAGATCAGGAGCAACTACTGCGACTACCTCTTCATCAAGGACTTCGTGGACCAGGAGTTCACCAACCGCTACGACCTGTTCGTGACCGGCAAGCGGCTCGACCCGCAGCGCATGGTCTGGCAGTACTACGTCAAGAGCCGGGACGCCAACGAATACCGGGATATGGTGCTTGCCTCACTGTACCATCCGCCGCACATCGAGATTGCACCGGAGCGTGGCGAGGAGGGGATGCTCTACCTGGTACACCATTTCGAGGGAAAACAGCTGGTCTCGGAATACATCGCCAACACCATGGTCGGCATCGAGTACCTGTGGGGGGCGCCGGTGCAGTTGGAGACCAGCGAGGCGTTGATGGAACAGCCGCGCGGCAGCTCCGGGCGGGAAGGTGTGGAAGAGCCAGAAATCACCTGGCAGCGGGTGGTGTACACCATGAAGGACAAGGTCCTCAGCCGGCAGGTACTGTGA